A single region of the Thermoanaerobaculum aquaticum genome encodes:
- a CDS encoding TonB family protein, whose amino-acid sequence MTDPVSEELARRAAEPIPWRGALVVAVGLHFLAFAALLVASRPSRKALSLPAVKVHLAPMVSVPGPAAAPAGGEPKAEPLMPAAKTAPPAKPAKTTPPAKVAAATKATVGKKADQRPAAVESAAGGSGTAASAATAGAASGLGLAESEGEGPPFPYQYYLERVLGAIEQNWFKPPAPPGTRCRVRCRIGRSGELKEAGLEEPSGVGAFDRAALRAVYAAAPFPPLPQGFGGSELILHLEFVE is encoded by the coding sequence ATGACCGATCCCGTGAGCGAGGAGCTTGCCCGGCGGGCCGCGGAGCCGATCCCCTGGCGGGGGGCCCTTGTGGTGGCGGTGGGCCTGCATTTCTTGGCCTTTGCCGCGCTGCTGGTAGCTTCGCGGCCGTCCCGCAAGGCGCTGAGCCTGCCGGCGGTGAAGGTGCACTTGGCCCCCATGGTGAGCGTTCCCGGGCCTGCCGCCGCCCCCGCAGGTGGGGAACCAAAAGCCGAACCTCTGATGCCTGCGGCTAAAACGGCACCACCGGCCAAGCCAGCAAAAACCACGCCACCGGCCAAGGTCGCGGCGGCCACCAAGGCCACGGTTGGCAAAAAAGCTGACCAAAGGCCTGCGGCGGTGGAAAGCGCGGCCGGAGGCAGCGGAACTGCTGCCTCAGCGGCCACTGCGGGTGCTGCTTCCGGCCTGGGGCTTGCCGAAAGCGAAGGGGAGGGGCCTCCGTTCCCGTACCAGTACTACCTGGAGCGGGTTCTGGGGGCCATCGAGCAAAACTGGTTTAAGCCGCCGGCCCCACCCGGCACCCGCTGCCGGGTGCGCTGCCGCATTGGCCGATCGGGAGAGCTCAAGGAAGCCGGGCTGGAGGAGCCCTCCGGGGTAGGCGCCTTCGACCGCGCCGCCCTGCGGGCGGTATACGCCGCTGCCCCGTTCCCGCCGCTGCCGCAGGGGTTCGGTGGCAGCGAGCTCATCTTGCATTTGGAGTTTGTGGAATGA
- a CDS encoding RHS repeat domain-containing protein → MHFNKNTGQLGRVTVLSRTNSHLRSSCTIKPFERAGAVFSPRASRVRAVVYDLFLEIKVTSAGTLQASLERVYNSEFPATQLKLNGQLLASFSYDNDGLLTQAGPLAITRDPQTGFWLSSQAGVVQESRSFDAYGQLQSQEFKVSGASILKITYERDNLGRITAKNEERPSGITRFEYGYDPAGRLVSERKILPDGSSLLTQWSYDGNGNRVMEVKPNGTAVTGSYDDQDRLLQYGDLSFTHTANRELISKCQGSVSQYFDYDVFANLRHVILDNGMEIEYVIDGRNRRIGKKINGTLVQGFIYDDQLRILAELDGQNQVVAKFTYADQINVPEVMEKGGRTYRVLHDHLGSPRFVIDTQTGQIVQELHYDAWGNVVFDSNPGFQPFGFVGGLYDNHTKLVRFGARDYDPQVGRWTSKDPLGIEWNRTNLFDYAAGQPLNVADPAGKSIVSPGFPAPMDQLPCAKRVADQLVQIIPEAWSDKFKHCVISCLIAKYCGPFGSLAAGGAKELKDLLDRNPNTHPEKDDWNADVAGVLCAMMGANDPCNTCFCCCSKRGYSPWKK, encoded by the coding sequence TTGCACTTCAACAAAAATACAGGCCAGCTTGGAAGGGTCACCGTTTTGTCGCGCACGAATTCACATTTAAGGTCCTCTTGCACTATAAAACCCTTTGAGAGGGCCGGCGCAGTGTTTAGCCCCCGCGCGTCTCGAGTGCGTGCGGTAGTTTACGATCTCTTTCTTGAAATCAAGGTAACTTCTGCCGGCACTTTGCAAGCAAGTCTGGAGCGAGTGTACAACAGCGAGTTCCCCGCGACCCAGCTCAAGCTCAACGGCCAACTTCTTGCAAGCTTTTCTTATGACAATGACGGGCTTCTCACCCAGGCAGGGCCCCTTGCCATCACCCGCGACCCCCAGACCGGCTTTTGGCTTTCCAGCCAGGCGGGGGTTGTCCAGGAAAGCCGAAGCTTCGATGCCTACGGGCAGCTGCAAAGCCAGGAGTTTAAGGTCTCGGGCGCTTCGATCCTCAAAATCACCTACGAGCGGGACAACCTGGGGAGGATCACCGCCAAAAACGAAGAGCGTCCTTCGGGGATTACCCGCTTCGAGTACGGCTATGACCCGGCAGGAAGGCTTGTGTCGGAAAGGAAGATCCTCCCCGATGGGTCTTCCCTTCTGACGCAGTGGAGTTATGATGGGAATGGGAACAGGGTCATGGAGGTGAAGCCGAACGGGACGGCAGTCACCGGCAGCTACGATGACCAGGACCGGCTCCTTCAGTACGGCGATTTGAGCTTCACCCACACGGCCAACAGGGAGCTGATCAGCAAGTGCCAAGGAAGCGTGTCCCAGTACTTCGATTACGATGTGTTTGCCAACCTTCGCCATGTGATTTTGGACAACGGCATGGAAATCGAGTACGTGATTGACGGGAGAAACCGCCGAATCGGCAAGAAGATCAACGGCACGTTGGTGCAGGGCTTCATTTACGACGATCAGCTGCGCATTCTGGCGGAGCTTGATGGTCAAAACCAGGTGGTGGCAAAGTTCACGTACGCCGACCAAATCAACGTGCCGGAGGTCATGGAGAAAGGAGGGAGAACGTATCGGGTTTTGCACGACCATTTAGGCTCACCAAGATTCGTGATTGACACCCAAACCGGTCAAATCGTGCAGGAGCTCCACTACGACGCCTGGGGCAACGTGGTGTTTGATTCCAACCCAGGCTTCCAGCCGTTCGGTTTTGTTGGAGGCCTTTATGACAACCACACGAAGCTGGTGAGGTTCGGCGCCCGGGATTACGACCCGCAGGTCGGGAGGTGGACGAGTAAAGACCCGTTAGGTATCGAATGGAATCGAACGAACTTGTTTGACTATGCCGCTGGCCAACCGTTGAATGTGGCAGACCCGGCGGGAAAGAGCATCGTCTCTCCCGGGTTTCCGGCGCCGATGGACCAACTTCCATGTGCGAAACGGGTGGCCGATCAGTTAGTCCAAATTATCCCCGAAGCGTGGTCGGACAAATTCAAGCATTGCGTCATTTCGTGCCTCATTGCCAAGTATTGTGGCCCATTTGGCAGTCTCGCAGCCGGTGGTGCGAAAGAGCTCAAAGACCTACTCGACAGAAATCCGAATACACATCCCGAAAAGGACGACTGGAACGCAGATGTTGCCGGGGTCCTTTGCGCAATGATGGGAGCCAACGACCCCTGCAATACCTGCTTTTGCTGCTGCAGCAAAAGGGGCTATTCGCCGTGGAAGAAATAG
- a CDS encoding RHS repeat domain-containing protein, producing MQESRSFDSYGQLQSQQFKVSGASILKITYERDSLGRITAKNEERPSGITRFEYGYEPAGRLVSERKILPDGSSLVTQWSYDGNGNRVMEVKPNGTVITGSYDDQDRLLSYGDYSFSYTANGELLSKCQGSVCQYFDYDVFGNLRHVILDNGMEIEYVIDGRNRRIGKKINGTLVQGFIYDDQLRIVAELDGNNQIVSLFIYADHINVPEIIEKGGKTYRILHDHLGSPRFVIDTQTGEIAQELQYDAWGNVVFESNPGFQPFGFAGGLYDTHTKLTRFGARDYDPQIGRWTAKDPIGFEGGQSNLFGYAVADPTNRHDPFGLRCVGPLPLPYANCAEKAKARLSMATLACEQQYQACLSNCGCPSIVPSPEAVTCRLLCWLGYQQCLATAQARHKFDMLTCLSLFGPRVPFPRPMPGK from the coding sequence GTGCAGGAAAGCCGAAGCTTTGATTCGTATGGTCAGCTTCAAAGCCAGCAGTTTAAGGTCTCGGGCGCTTCGATCCTCAAGATCACCTACGAGCGCGACAGTCTCGGGAGGATCACCGCCAAAAACGAAGAGCGTCCTTCGGGGATTACCCGCTTCGAATACGGCTATGAGCCAGCAGGAAGGCTTGTCTCGGAAAGGAAGATCCTCCCCGATGGGTCTTCCCTTGTGACGCAGTGGAGTTATGATGGAAATGGGAACAGGGTCATGGAAGTGAAGCCCAACGGCACGGTGATCACCGGCAGCTACGACGATCAGGATCGCCTGCTGAGCTATGGCGACTACAGCTTCAGCTACACGGCGAACGGAGAGCTTTTGAGCAAGTGCCAAGGAAGCGTGTGTCAGTACTTCGACTACGATGTGTTTGGCAACCTTCGCCATGTGATTTTGGACAACGGCATGGAAATCGAGTACGTGATTGACGGGAGAAACCGAAGAATCGGCAAGAAAATCAACGGCACGTTGGTGCAGGGGTTCATTTACGACGATCAGCTGCGCATTGTGGCGGAGTTGGATGGGAACAATCAGATAGTTTCGCTGTTTATTTACGCCGACCACATCAACGTGCCGGAGATCATCGAGAAAGGAGGGAAAACCTATCGAATTTTGCACGATCATTTAGGTTCACCAAGATTCGTGATTGACACCCAAACCGGCGAAATCGCGCAAGAGCTGCAATACGACGCCTGGGGCAACGTGGTGTTTGAGTCCAACCCCGGCTTCCAACCCTTCGGCTTCGCTGGAGGTCTTTACGACACCCACACCAAGCTCACCCGCTTCGGCGCCCGCGACTACGACCCGCAGATCGGGAGGTGGACGGCAAAAGATCCTATCGGTTTCGAAGGCGGGCAGAGCAACTTGTTTGGTTACGCCGTTGCTGACCCTACGAATAGGCATGATCCGTTTGGTCTCCGATGTGTCGGCCCACTCCCGCTGCCCTACGCGAATTGCGCAGAAAAGGCGAAGGCCCGTCTCAGCATGGCGACACTGGCATGCGAGCAGCAATATCAGGCTTGCCTTTCGAATTGCGGATGCCCCTCTATTGTGCCCAGCCCCGAGGCAGTCACGTGCCGCCTTTTGTGTTGGCTTGGCTACCAACAGTGCCTGGCAACAGCTCAGGCGCGTCACAAATTCGACATGCTTACCTGCCTTAGCCTTTTTGGGCCGCGAGTCCCATTTCCGCGGCCAATGCCAGGAAAATAG
- a CDS encoding RHS repeat domain-containing protein has product MRTRYHFGENVTMEVKANRSVVPASYDDQYRLLQYGDYTFTYTANGELISKCQGSVCQYFDYDVFGNLRHVILDNGMEIEYVVDGRNRRIGKKINGTLVQGFIYDDQLPIVAELDGSNQVVSRFIYADHTKVPEVLEKGGRTYRILHDHLGSPRFVIDTQTVEIAQELHYDAWGNITYDSNPGFQPFGFAGGLYDNRTKLVRFGARDYDSQVGRWMSKDPLLFGGAGPNLFCYSLAEPVNLVDSNGFACGSPCPNYPPGCGELPQKGDGQCPKCDPGKIRASLQEALQMYSWYARGGSSASEAAAAGGSMQTVAGVKCKPRVAPELPPGWHVYVSSWPPSTFNCSGDPCVDFCVCVHEWFHVIDRRPHDLFHWSQSYIERFYELPAYATEIECLNQYL; this is encoded by the coding sequence GTGCGGACGCGTTATCATTTTGGTGAGAACGTGACGATGGAAGTGAAGGCAAACCGCTCCGTGGTCCCGGCGAGCTACGACGACCAGTACCGGCTCCTTCAGTACGGCGACTACACCTTCACCTACACGGCCAATGGGGAGCTGATTTCCAAGTGCCAGGGGTCGGTTTGCCAGTACTTCGATTACGATGTGTTTGGCAACCTAAGGCATGTCATTTTGGACAACGGCATGGAAATCGAGTACGTGGTTGACGGGAGAAACCGCAGAATCGGCAAAAAAATCAACGGCACGTTGGTGCAGGGCTTCATTTACGATGATCAGCTTCCCATCGTGGCTGAACTCGATGGAAGCAACCAGGTGGTTTCCCGCTTCATCTACGCCGACCACACCAAAGTACCGGAGGTGCTGGAGAAAGGAGGGAGAACCTATCGGATTTTGCACGATCACCTTGGAAGCCCACGGTTCGTCATTGACACCCAAACCGTCGAAATCGCCCAAGAGCTCCACTACGACGCCTGGGGCAACATCACCTACGATTCCAACCCCGGCTTCCAACCGTTCGGCTTTGCCGGTGGGCTTTACGACAACCGCACCAAGCTGGTGCGCTTTGGCGCCCGCGACTACGACTCGCAGGTGGGGAGGTGGATGAGCAAGGATCCTCTGCTTTTCGGTGGTGCGGGTCCTAACTTGTTTTGCTACTCGCTCGCAGAGCCTGTTAACCTCGTGGACAGCAATGGGTTTGCGTGCGGAAGCCCTTGCCCCAATTACCCACCGGGCTGCGGCGAACTCCCGCAAAAAGGTGATGGGCAGTGCCCGAAGTGCGATCCGGGAAAAATAAGGGCGTCCCTACAGGAGGCTCTCCAAATGTACTCTTGGTACGCAAGAGGCGGGTCTAGCGCTTCGGAAGCCGCGGCTGCAGGCGGTTCAATGCAGACCGTTGCGGGGGTAAAGTGCAAGCCGAGGGTTGCCCCGGAGTTACCTCCCGGATGGCATGTTTACGTCTCTTCCTGGCCGCCCTCAACATTTAACTGTTCAGGGGACCCATGTGTCGATTTCTGCGTGTGCGTCCACGAATGGTTTCACGTGATAGATCGGCGCCCGCATGACCTCTTTCATTGGTCGCAATCGTACATCGAGCGCTTTTACGAGCTGCCCGCGTATGCGACCGAGATCGAGTGTCTAAACCAGTACCTCTGA
- a CDS encoding RHS repeat domain-containing protein, with protein sequence MVSRFIYADHINVPEIIEKGGKTYRILHDHLGSPRFVIDTQTGQIVQELHYDAWGNVVFDSNPGFQPFGFAGGLYDTHTKLIRFGARDYDPAAGRWTAKDPIQFEGGDTNLFGYVFANAVNEVDLTGLAIWVCVRPARDLPGNHAYFWDDRKKQACGMSASSGGDPDVNEKGPGKDHCTKIPDTDGKEDDIMKCCRENANRALWFPWAPFKRVHDCFGLIEYCLGKAGCPVLFPAGRTGPIPGRN encoded by the coding sequence GTGGTGTCCCGCTTCATTTACGCCGACCACATCAACGTGCCGGAGATCATCGAGAAAGGAGGGAAAACCTATCGAATTTTGCACGATCATTTGGGCTCACCAAGATTCGTGATTGACACCCAAACCGGTCAAATCGTGCAGGAGCTCCACTACGACGCCTGGGGCAACGTGGTGTTTGATTCCAACCCCGGCTTCCAACCCTTCGGCTTCGCCGGTGGCCTGTACGACACCCACACCAAACTCATCCGCTTCGGCGCCCGGGATTACGACCCGGCGGCGGGGAGGTGGACGGCAAAGGATCCAATCCAATTTGAGGGCGGCGACACGAACCTTTTTGGCTACGTGTTTGCTAATGCGGTGAACGAGGTGGACCTGACGGGCCTTGCAATCTGGGTTTGCGTGCGGCCCGCTAGAGACCTTCCGGGAAACCATGCGTATTTCTGGGACGATCGTAAGAAGCAAGCCTGTGGAATGTCCGCTTCGTCTGGTGGGGACCCTGACGTTAACGAGAAAGGCCCCGGCAAAGATCACTGCACAAAAATCCCCGATACAGATGGCAAGGAGGACGACATTATGAAGTGCTGTCGCGAAAACGCCAACAGGGCCTTATGGTTCCCATGGGCCCCGTTCAAGCGCGTTCACGACTGCTTTGGCCTGATCGAATATTGCCTCGGGAAAGCAGGTTGTCCTGTGCTCTTCCCTGCGGGCCGGACTGGCCCAATCCCTGGCAGAAATTGA
- a CDS encoding PD40 domain-containing protein: MTQKPAVIVLALALGTLPVIALAQEEVYLQVTRAGVSQVVIAATPFALSGDGAGEAYASFWQTLAKDLSSTPVMTLLPEERAALVEVDPARPEVTRQRWRSVGAQFLLSGSFATSGSQVACDVRLTDLASGEVAFSRRFAATRKALPTLAHTVANELFHLFTGKSGPFLSRIAFVSDRTGAKELWIMRWDGSEQEQLTQHRSIASAPAWSPDGQWLVFTSFLRGQPQLFLLRPTEGYLKPLPGLPGVNSSPNFSPDGSKVVFAAGDGGFTNLYVLDLASGETVRLTTTRAIDTQPAFSPNGRQIVFTSTRAGSPQLYLMDAEGTNVRRLTFEDSFADEPSWAPDGVRIAYTTKVDNRFQIAVFDLRTGQRTVIPGPGNNESPCFSPDGTLLAFTSDRSGRKQIYITDAQGHAQPLTRDGNNLQPAWVGEIR; encoded by the coding sequence ATGACCCAAAAACCCGCAGTGATTGTTCTGGCGTTGGCGTTGGGGACGCTCCCCGTCATTGCCCTAGCCCAGGAAGAGGTGTACCTGCAGGTCACCCGTGCCGGCGTAAGCCAGGTGGTCATTGCTGCCACGCCTTTTGCTTTAAGTGGCGACGGCGCCGGCGAAGCCTACGCCTCCTTCTGGCAAACCCTCGCCAAGGACCTTTCCTCCACCCCGGTAATGACGCTCCTCCCCGAGGAACGGGCGGCGTTGGTGGAGGTGGACCCGGCTCGCCCGGAGGTCACCCGCCAGCGCTGGCGCTCGGTGGGGGCGCAGTTTTTGCTTTCCGGCAGCTTCGCCACCTCCGGCAGCCAGGTGGCATGCGACGTGCGGCTTACCGATTTGGCCTCGGGAGAGGTGGCGTTTTCCCGCCGCTTTGCGGCCACCCGCAAAGCCCTCCCCACCCTGGCCCACACGGTGGCCAACGAGCTCTTTCACCTCTTCACCGGCAAGAGTGGGCCGTTTTTGTCGCGCATTGCATTTGTTTCCGATCGCACCGGTGCCAAGGAGCTGTGGATCATGCGCTGGGACGGCAGCGAGCAGGAGCAGCTCACCCAGCACCGCTCCATTGCCTCCGCCCCGGCGTGGTCCCCCGACGGGCAGTGGCTGGTGTTTACCAGCTTCCTGCGCGGCCAGCCGCAGCTCTTCCTGCTGCGCCCCACCGAAGGCTACCTCAAGCCGCTGCCGGGCCTTCCCGGGGTGAACTCCTCCCCCAACTTTTCCCCGGACGGCAGCAAGGTGGTTTTTGCCGCCGGTGACGGCGGTTTCACCAACCTCTACGTTTTGGACCTGGCCAGCGGCGAAACCGTGCGTCTGACCACCACCCGCGCCATTGACACCCAGCCGGCGTTCTCCCCCAACGGCCGGCAAATCGTTTTTACCTCCACGCGGGCGGGAAGCCCCCAGCTTTACCTCATGGACGCCGAAGGCACCAACGTGCGGCGCCTCACCTTCGAGGACAGCTTTGCCGACGAGCCCAGCTGGGCGCCGGACGGGGTGCGCATTGCTTACACCACCAAGGTGGACAACCGCTTCCAAATTGCGGTGTTTGACCTGCGCACCGGCCAACGCACGGTGATTCCGGGGCCGGGGAACAACGAATCGCCCTGCTTTTCCCCCGATGGCACGCTTCTGGCGTTTACCTCCGACCGCAGCGGGCGCAAGCAGATTTACATCACCGATGCCCAGGGCCACGCCCAGCCGCTCACCCGGGACGGCAACAACCTGCAGCCCGCCTGGGTGGGCGAAATTCGCTGA
- a CDS encoding RHS repeat domain-containing protein, whose translation TQWSYDGNGNRVMEVRPNGTVVTGTYDDQDRLLTYGDLSFTYTANGELISKCQGSVCQYFDYDVFGNLRYVILDNGMEIEYVIDGRNRRIGKKINGTLVQGFIYDDQLRIVAELDGSNQVVSRFIYADHINVPEVLEKGGRTYRILHDHLGSPRFVVDTASGEIAQELHYDAWGNVVFDSNPGFQPFGFAGGIFDAHTKLLRFGARDYDPQVGRQTS comes from the coding sequence ACGCAGTGGAGTTATGATGGGAATGGGAACAGGGTGATGGAGGTGAGGCCGAACGGCACGGTGGTCACTGGGACGTACGATGATCAAGACCGGCTCTTGACCTACGGGGACTTGAGCTTCACCTACACGGCCAACGGGGAGCTGATCAGCAAGTGCCAGGGAAGCGTGTGTCAGTACTTCGATTACGATGTGTTTGGCAACCTAAGGTATGTCATTTTGGACAACGGCATGGAAATCGAGTACGTCATTGACGGGAGAAACCGCAGAATCGGCAAGAAGATCAACGGCACGTTGGTGCAGGGCTTCATTTACGACGATCAGCTGCGCATTGTGGCTGAACTCGATGGAAGCAATCAGGTGGTTTCCCGCTTCATTTACGCCGACCACATCAACGTGCCGGAGGTTTTGGAGAAAGGAGGGAGAACGTATCGGATTTTGCACGATCATTTAGGCTCACCGAGGTTTGTGGTTGACACGGCTTCCGGGGAAATCGCCCAAGAGCTCCACTACGACGCCTGGGGCAACGTGGTTTTTGATTCCAACCCCGGCTTCCAGCCCTTCGGCTTTGCCGGCGGAATTTTCGACGCCCACACCAAACTCCTCCGCTTCGGCGCCCGCGATTACGACCCACAGGTCGGGAGGCAAACGAGTTAG
- a CDS encoding FHA domain-containing protein, protein MGWKLRVGEAAFPLEPPRVVVGRSRSCDVRLREDTVSRLHAAFVWEEDGWVLEDLGSSNGTFLNGQRVVERQRVRAGDQVRFGAVKAALEGPTGAVASSGARPAPIPEATWDYTVGLVTSPPASPLWRLAALGLDLGLFVLGSLVPFLPLLTMLAAESFLLRPETLPPSMTTKAFVAGGCGALWVIYAWYYWIHGWARRGGTPGMRLLGLRLVDNLFRQPVGYARAWLRALACVATGLTFGVGFLMVFFRPDRRTLHDLLAGTQVVHRTPTP, encoded by the coding sequence ATGGGCTGGAAGCTCCGGGTGGGAGAAGCGGCGTTTCCGCTAGAGCCCCCGCGGGTGGTGGTGGGGCGCAGCCGCTCCTGCGACGTTCGCCTGCGGGAGGACACGGTTTCCCGCCTCCACGCCGCCTTCGTTTGGGAGGAAGACGGCTGGGTCCTGGAGGACCTGGGTTCCTCCAACGGCACGTTCCTCAACGGCCAGCGCGTCGTGGAGCGCCAGCGGGTCAGAGCCGGGGACCAGGTTCGCTTCGGTGCGGTGAAGGCTGCCCTGGAAGGACCCACCGGCGCGGTGGCAAGCTCCGGAGCGCGCCCCGCGCCCATCCCGGAAGCGACCTGGGACTACACCGTGGGCCTGGTCACCTCGCCGCCGGCCTCACCCCTCTGGCGGCTGGCGGCTCTGGGGTTGGACCTCGGCTTGTTTGTCCTGGGCTCTCTCGTTCCGTTCCTGCCGCTTCTCACCATGCTGGCAGCGGAAAGCTTCCTCCTGCGGCCCGAAACCCTCCCCCCCAGCATGACCACCAAAGCCTTCGTGGCCGGTGGCTGCGGCGCCCTTTGGGTGATTTACGCCTGGTACTACTGGATTCACGGTTGGGCACGGCGGGGGGGAACCCCGGGCATGCGCCTTTTGGGCCTGCGCCTTGTGGACAACCTCTTCCGCCAGCCGGTGGGCTACGCGCGGGCCTGGCTGCGGGCGCTGGCCTGTGTGGCCACCGGCCTCACCTTCGGCGTCGGTTTTCTCATGGTGTTTTTCCGCCCCGATCGCCGTACCCTCCACGACCTCCTGGCCGGCACCCAGGTGGTCCACCGCACACCCACGCCCTGA
- a CDS encoding ExbD/TolR family protein — MAFRTHAEFDSIAEINITPLVDVMLVLLIIFMVTTPMLVQGLSVELPREQAAPLPQKGPEPLVLTLTKDRLVIVDDRPVHPSLLPQTLAPLMKGQPRPVYLKADQNLPYGFVVQVLAALNRMGVEEVGMVTVPPEKP; from the coding sequence ATGGCCTTCCGAACCCACGCGGAGTTTGACAGCATCGCCGAAATCAACATCACGCCGCTGGTGGACGTGATGCTGGTGCTTTTGATCATCTTCATGGTCACCACCCCCATGCTCGTGCAGGGGCTTTCCGTGGAGCTGCCTAGGGAACAAGCGGCACCGCTCCCCCAAAAGGGTCCTGAGCCTCTGGTGCTGACGCTCACTAAAGATCGGCTGGTGATCGTGGACGATCGGCCGGTGCACCCGTCGCTTTTGCCGCAGACGCTGGCCCCGCTTATGAAAGGCCAGCCGCGGCCGGTGTACCTCAAGGCCGATCAAAACCTCCCCTACGGCTTTGTGGTGCAGGTGCTGGCTGCCTTAAACCGCATGGGCGTGGAGGAGGTGGGGATGGTGACCGTGCCGCCGGAGAAGCCATGA
- a CDS encoding MotA/TolQ/ExbB proton channel family protein, with translation MQAIWEAFAQTGPVAKLVLAILAGFSLVSWTLMLLKVRQLRRAERQNQVFLSEFRKAQRLGEVQQAAAKTPHAPLAGMFRAGYLELEAQVRVLQRAGAPPGQIKSLAAVERALQRAIGVESAKLHRFLPFLATTASATPFIGLFGTVWGIMTAFRDIAAKGSTSIVTVAPGIAEALVNTAAGLAAAIPAVIAYNAFLGSLRRHRGVMEDFLLEFLNLTERTFT, from the coding sequence ATGCAGGCGATTTGGGAGGCGTTCGCGCAAACGGGGCCGGTGGCCAAGCTGGTGCTGGCGATCCTTGCCGGCTTTTCCCTGGTTTCCTGGACGCTGATGCTCTTGAAGGTCCGCCAGCTCCGCCGTGCGGAAAGGCAAAACCAGGTTTTCCTTAGCGAGTTCCGCAAGGCCCAGAGGCTGGGGGAGGTGCAGCAAGCTGCTGCCAAAACCCCCCATGCGCCGCTGGCGGGGATGTTCCGGGCTGGCTACCTGGAGCTGGAGGCGCAGGTGCGGGTACTGCAGCGGGCCGGGGCTCCTCCAGGGCAAATCAAGAGTCTGGCCGCGGTGGAGCGGGCGTTGCAGCGGGCCATTGGCGTGGAGTCCGCCAAGCTGCACCGCTTTTTGCCGTTTTTAGCCACCACCGCTTCGGCCACGCCGTTCATCGGGCTTTTTGGTACCGTATGGGGGATCATGACCGCCTTCCGGGACATCGCCGCCAAGGGCTCCACCTCCATTGTGACGGTCGCCCCCGGCATTGCCGAAGCGCTGGTGAACACAGCGGCCGGCCTGGCCGCTGCCATCCCCGCGGTCATTGCTTATAACGCTTTTCTGGGAAGCCTCCGCCGCCACCGGGGGGTGATGGAGGACTTCCTTCTGGAGTTTCTAAACCTCACCGAACGAACGTTTACCTAG
- a CDS encoding Rid family detoxifying hydrolase, producing MAAMLFPVTTAEAPQAIGPYSQAVRAGNLLFVSGQIPLPPDGGPMPESFADQARQALANLAAIVRAAGADLSSVAKVNVYLVDLGQFSLFNEIYAQVFGEHRPARAVVQVAALPRGAQVEVEAVAVL from the coding sequence ATGGCCGCGATGCTTTTCCCGGTGACAACCGCTGAGGCTCCCCAAGCCATTGGCCCTTACAGCCAAGCGGTGCGCGCCGGTAACTTGCTTTTCGTTTCCGGGCAAATCCCCCTTCCGCCGGACGGGGGTCCCATGCCCGAAAGCTTTGCCGATCAGGCCCGGCAGGCTCTGGCCAACTTGGCAGCCATCGTGCGGGCTGCGGGAGCCGATCTCAGCTCGGTGGCTAAGGTCAACGTGTACCTGGTGGATTTGGGGCAGTTTTCGCTTTTCAACGAGATTTACGCCCAGGTTTTTGGTGAGCACCGTCCGGCCCGGGCGGTGGTGCAGGTGGCCGCCCTGCCCCGCGGCGCGCAGGTGGAAGTGGAGGCGGTGGCGGTGCTATGA
- the hpt gene encoding hypoxanthine phosphoribosyltransferase, with product MLKRRVVTKQELDGILERLADEINRDLEGKDPVFVGVLKGAVYFFTALTQRLTRSVAVDFIQVSSYGASTSSSGMVTLIKDLTVDIAGKDVYVVEDIVDTGITLVDVLALIAARHPRSLKVVALLSKPSRRKREVPVDFVGMEIPDVFVVGFGLDFAEQFRNLPEIWEFAMEEGG from the coding sequence ATGCTGAAACGCCGCGTGGTGACAAAGCAAGAGCTGGACGGCATCCTTGAGCGTTTGGCGGACGAGATCAACCGCGATTTGGAGGGCAAGGATCCTGTGTTTGTGGGGGTCCTCAAGGGGGCCGTGTACTTTTTCACCGCCCTCACTCAGCGCCTTACCCGCTCGGTAGCGGTGGATTTCATCCAGGTTTCCTCCTACGGGGCTTCCACCAGCTCCTCGGGCATGGTGACACTCATCAAGGACCTCACCGTGGACATTGCCGGGAAGGACGTGTACGTGGTGGAGGACATCGTGGACACCGGCATTACCCTGGTGGACGTGCTGGCCCTCATTGCCGCCCGGCACCCCCGATCCTTAAAGGTGGTGGCGCTGCTGTCCAAGCCTTCCCGCCGCAAGCGGGAAGTGCCCGTGGATTTCGTGGGTATGGAAATCCCGGACGTCTTTGTGGTGGGCTTTGGCCTTGACTTTGCCGAGCAGTTCCGTAACCTTCCGGAGATTTGGGAGTTCGCGATGGAAGAAGGAGGCTAG